In Pseudobacter ginsenosidimutans, the following are encoded in one genomic region:
- a CDS encoding SusC/RagA family TonB-linked outer membrane protein, with translation MFKTAAASWHYHARNRPTKTMLVMKLTFLFLIGFFMNARSELHSQTITLAGNNLPIKTVFSEVKKQTGYLVAGRADLLAELGTVSISVKDMELQEFLQLIFKDKPVAYRFEKKTIVLTRKQPLAPEAAPVLQLTLPQNPPASGLVYSDEGLPLGGVSVVVKRTKKGTVTDSKGSFSIEAETGDILSISFVGYSNQEVKVTGITLLIRLKVSHAILDETQITAYGKTSKRLSTGSIGTVKAEDIEKQPVMTVLDAIAGRVPGILINPVSGNSAAPVSVSIRGRNGINPLALADPLYVIDGMPMSTQNASPLTGHLPVSMGAVQGGVTNTSGENPLLSIHPRDIESISILKDADATAIYGSRGANGVILITTKKAKSGPASFNLNVSNGIRMLARFPKLMKTEQYLAVRREAFQNDGILPDATNAPDLVTWDPNKYTDWQRELAGTGSYLDVNASVSGGMPQSAYRLSASYGNQKEVMNNGGKNIRGTFSSNFSHTSRDQKFDFGISNSLTLTEVNAFAIVPPGGLAPNAPDIYNENGEFNFEPYRIQNISAFPFNALKRPSKSKTFSFRGLVDLKYEILKGLTLSAKAGYMFSSNDNSFYMPAASIDPIMSFFSIANADYGKSISKNWQVEPQLQYNTYIGKGNLSVQLISNLQTEISSSESIHAEDFPNDAMMKSHNNAKNITITEGYKEYKYLSVSGIVRYAWDNKYILSLNARRDGSSRFGPGRQFGNFGSVALAWIASDEKWMKAILPSWFSFLKLRGSYGTTGSDPSANYEYLSRWARNSILDIPYTLFNYNGIDAFHMVTPLNQDFRWEATTKAQLAATFGFWQDRINLDVEFYQNNSGNQLASMPIPSLTGFKTALTNWPAEVRNSGIEISSRARIIESKNWNLSLNFNVGHNRNKLMSFPNLEKSSFSGKLKVGYSTTSRILLHYTGIDPLTGSYTFEDRNKDGKVTAGFTTFPNNAEDDRYVLIETLPKYSGGFGFQLGYKELSISSQFYFVNKLRSDPYLNSVPGMMYNMPMPDEIKNNHWQQPGDQVKYPRYTTNASNLGPLYASDGSYSNGSYLRWQNLSVSWRLPTSWLNRIKMKNANISIDTQNLLVISAYKDLDPEIIVSNFSSPTPRIITTRISFTF, from the coding sequence ATGTTTAAGACTGCTGCCGCGTCCTGGCATTACCATGCCCGGAACCGGCCCACCAAAACCATGCTGGTTATGAAGCTCACTTTCTTATTCCTGATCGGTTTCTTCATGAATGCCCGTTCGGAACTGCATTCACAAACGATCACACTTGCGGGGAACAATCTCCCGATCAAAACAGTTTTCTCGGAAGTAAAAAAACAAACAGGTTACCTGGTGGCCGGCAGGGCAGACCTGCTGGCTGAATTAGGCACCGTTTCCATTTCCGTAAAGGATATGGAATTACAGGAATTCCTGCAACTGATCTTCAAAGACAAACCAGTTGCTTATCGATTCGAAAAGAAAACGATCGTGCTAACGCGAAAACAGCCGTTAGCGCCGGAAGCAGCCCCGGTACTGCAATTGACGCTTCCGCAAAATCCTCCCGCCAGCGGTCTTGTATATTCTGATGAAGGACTGCCGCTCGGTGGTGTAAGTGTTGTAGTGAAGAGAACGAAGAAAGGAACAGTCACAGACAGCAAGGGTAGTTTTTCCATCGAGGCCGAAACAGGTGATATCCTTTCCATTTCTTTTGTAGGTTATTCCAACCAGGAAGTGAAAGTAACGGGCATCACATTGTTGATCCGGTTAAAAGTTTCACATGCCATCCTCGATGAAACGCAGATCACTGCCTATGGCAAAACCAGCAAAAGACTGTCCACCGGCAGTATCGGTACAGTTAAGGCTGAAGATATCGAAAAACAACCGGTGATGACCGTGCTCGATGCCATTGCAGGAAGGGTGCCGGGCATCCTGATCAATCCTGTTTCAGGAAATTCCGCAGCTCCGGTCAGTGTTTCCATCAGGGGCAGGAATGGCATCAATCCACTGGCGCTGGCTGATCCATTATATGTGATCGATGGAATGCCCATGAGCACGCAAAATGCTTCTCCTTTGACCGGGCACTTGCCTGTTTCCATGGGTGCGGTACAGGGCGGAGTGACCAATACAAGTGGTGAAAATCCTTTGCTCAGCATTCATCCGAGGGATATTGAAAGTATCAGCATTTTGAAAGATGCCGATGCAACCGCCATCTACGGTTCAAGAGGCGCCAATGGCGTGATCCTGATCACCACCAAAAAAGCGAAATCAGGCCCTGCCAGTTTCAATCTCAATGTATCCAACGGCATAAGGATGCTGGCGCGCTTTCCCAAACTGATGAAAACGGAACAGTACCTGGCCGTGAGAAGGGAAGCATTCCAGAATGATGGAATCCTGCCGGACGCCACCAATGCGCCCGACCTGGTTACCTGGGATCCCAATAAATATACAGACTGGCAGCGCGAGCTGGCTGGCACAGGTTCTTATTTGGATGTGAATGCCAGTGTCAGTGGTGGTATGCCGCAATCCGCATACAGGCTTTCTGCCAGCTATGGCAATCAGAAAGAAGTGATGAACAATGGCGGCAAGAATATCAGGGGAACTTTCAGCAGCAATTTCAGTCACACGAGCCGTGATCAGAAATTCGATTTCGGGATCTCCAACAGTCTGACGCTTACTGAGGTCAATGCCTTTGCTATCGTGCCTCCGGGAGGACTTGCTCCCAATGCCCCTGATATCTATAATGAAAATGGAGAGTTCAATTTTGAACCTTACCGCATACAGAACATCAGCGCATTCCCTTTCAATGCGCTCAAGAGGCCCAGCAAGAGCAAGACTTTCTCTTTTCGTGGTCTTGTTGATCTGAAGTATGAGATCCTGAAAGGATTGACGCTTTCTGCAAAGGCCGGTTATATGTTTTCGTCAAACGATAATTCCTTTTACATGCCTGCGGCATCCATCGATCCCATTATGTCTTTCTTTTCCATCGCAAATGCTGATTACGGAAAATCCATATCCAAAAACTGGCAGGTGGAACCTCAGCTGCAATACAATACCTATATCGGAAAAGGAAACCTTTCTGTACAGCTGATCTCCAATTTGCAGACAGAGATCAGCAGCAGTGAATCTATCCACGCTGAAGATTTTCCCAATGATGCTATGATGAAAAGCCATAACAACGCAAAAAACATCACCATCACGGAAGGATACAAAGAATACAAATACCTGTCGGTTTCCGGCATTGTGCGGTATGCATGGGACAATAAATATATCCTCAGCCTGAATGCAAGAAGGGATGGTTCTTCCCGCTTCGGCCCGGGCAGGCAGTTCGGTAATTTCGGTTCGGTGGCGCTGGCCTGGATCGCATCTGATGAAAAATGGATGAAGGCAATACTTCCATCCTGGTTCAGTTTTCTCAAACTCAGGGGAAGTTATGGCACTACAGGATCAGACCCCAGCGCCAACTACGAATATTTGTCGCGGTGGGCCAGGAACAGTATTTTAGATATCCCCTATACCTTGTTCAATTATAACGGTATCGACGCCTTTCACATGGTAACTCCGCTGAACCAGGACTTCAGATGGGAGGCCACCACCAAAGCACAACTGGCTGCCACATTTGGTTTCTGGCAAGACAGGATCAATCTCGATGTTGAATTTTATCAGAACAATTCAGGTAACCAACTGGCATCGATGCCTATTCCCAGCCTTACCGGGTTCAAGACTGCATTGACCAACTGGCCTGCCGAAGTCCGCAACTCCGGGATAGAGATCAGCTCAAGGGCCAGGATAATTGAATCGAAAAACTGGAACCTCTCGCTCAATTTCAATGTGGGTCATAACAGGAACAAACTGATGAGCTTTCCCAACCTGGAGAAATCTTCCTTCAGTGGCAAACTTAAAGTGGGATATTCCACAACCAGCCGCATCCTCCTGCATTACACTGGCATCGATCCATTAACGGGGTCCTACACTTTCGAAGACCGTAATAAGGACGGAAAGGTTACGGCTGGCTTCACCACGTTTCCGAACAATGCAGAAGACGACCGCTATGTGCTGATTGAAACCCTTCCGAAATACAGTGGTGGCTTCGGTTTTCAGCTTGGCTACAAAGAACTTTCCATCTCATCCCAATTCTATTTTGTGAACAAACTGAGGTCAGACCCTTATCTCAATTCCGTTCCCGGCATGATGTATAATATGCCGATGCCCGATGAAATAAAGAACAACCACTGGCAGCAACCCGGAGATCAGGTGAAATATCCCAGGTACACAACCAATGCCTCCAACCTCGGACCACTGTATGCTTCCGATGGCTCTTATTCCAACGGGTCTTATCTGCGATGGCAAAATC